One region of Mycteria americana isolate JAX WOST 10 ecotype Jacksonville Zoo and Gardens chromosome 17, USCA_MyAme_1.0, whole genome shotgun sequence genomic DNA includes:
- the POLE3 gene encoding DNA polymerase epsilon subunit 3 — MAERPEDLNLPNAVITRIIKEALPDGVNISKEARSAISRAASVFVLYATSCANNFAMKGKRKTLNAGDVLSAMEEMEFQRFVAPLKESLEVYRREQKGKKEARKDKDKKADSEEQDKSREEENDDDDERMEEEEQNDEEEVDN; from the exons ATGGCGGAGAGACCGGAGGACCTGAACCTGCCCAACGCCGTCATCACCCGCATCATCAAGGAGGCG cttccTGATGGAGTAAATATTTCCAAAGAAGCTCGAAGCGCAATATCTCGAGCGGCAAGCGTGTTTGTGCTTTATGCAACTTCATG TGCAAATAACTTTGCcatgaaggggaagaggaaaacgCTGAATGCTGGCGATGTTCTCTCTGCCATGGAGGAAATGGAGTTTCAGCGATTTGTAGCCCCTTTGAAAGAATCACTGGAAG tttacaGGCgtgaacagaaaggaaagaaagaagcgAGGAAAGATAAAGACAAGAAGGCAGACTCAGAGGAGCAAGATAAGAGCCGAGAGGAAGAGAATGATGACGATGACGAaaggatggaggaagaagagcaaaatGATGAGGAAGAGGTGGACAACTGA
- the ALAD gene encoding delta-aminolevulinic acid dehydratase isoform X2 translates to MQADSLLHSGYFHPVLRSWQCTATTFNASNLIYPIFVTDSPDAVEPIPSLPGQARYGVNKLEGMLRPLVEDGLKCVLIFGVPSKVHKDERGSAADAEDTPAIQAIKKIRSTFPELLIACDVCLCPYTSHGHCGILREDGTIQNEISCQRLAEVALAYAKAGCHIVAPSDMMDGRVAAMKKALISNDLGNKVSVMSYSAKFASCFYGPFRDAALSKPAFGDRRCYQLPPGARGLAMRAVDRDVHEGADMLMVKPGMPYLDLVRDVKARHPTHPLAVYHVSGEFAMLWHGAQAGAFSLEAAVMEAVTAFRRAGADTIITYFAPQLLRWLKEAAAAGRA, encoded by the exons ATGCAGGCAGACTCCCTTCTTCACAGCGGCTACTTCCACCCTGTGCTACGCTCCTGGCAGTGTACGGCAACCACCTTCAATGCCTCCAACCTCATCTACCCCATTTTTGTCAC TGACAGTCCTGATGCAGTGGAGCCGATCCCCAGCCTCCCTGGACAAGCCAG GTATGGAGTCAACAAGCTGGAGGGGATGCTGCGTCCCCTCGTCGAAGATGGTCTGAAGTGTGTGCTCATCTTCGGGGTGCCCAGCAAGGTCCACAAG GATGAGAGGGGCTCTGCTGCTGATGCAGAGGACACACCTGCCATCCAGGCAATCAAGAAGATCCGCTCCACCTTCCCAGAGCTGCTCATAGCCTGCGATGTCTGCTTGTGCCCTTACACCTCCCACGGGCACTGCG GCATCCTGCGTGAAGATGGCACCATCCAGAACGAGATCAGCTGCCAGCGGCTGGCAGAAGTGGCGCTGGCCTATGCCAAAGCAG GCTGCCACATCGTTGCCCCCTCAGATATGATGGATGGACGTGTCGCGGCCATGAAGAAGGCGCTGATCTCCAATGACTTGGGCAACAAG GTCTCAGTAATGAGCTACAGCGCCAAGTTTGCTTCGTGCTTCTACGGTCCCTTCAG GGATGCTGCGCTATCCAAACCCGCCTTCGGAGACAGGCGATGCTACCAGCTGCCCCCGGGCGCCAGGGGCCTGGCGATGCGTGCTGTG GACCGGGACGTGCATGAGGGAGCGGACATGCTGATGGTGAAGCCGGGGATGCCCTACCTGGACCTCGTGAGGGACGTCAAGGCTCGG caCCCCACCCACCCGCTGGCCGTCTACCACGTCTCGGGGGAGTTCGCCATGCTGTGGCACGGGGCGCAGGCCGGGGCCTTCAGCCTGGAGGCTGCCGTCATGGAGGCGGTGACGGCCTTCAGGCGCGCAG GGGCCGACACCATCATCACGTACTTCGCGCCGCAGCTCCTGCGGTGGCtgaaggaggcggcggcggcgggacgggcctGA
- the ALAD gene encoding delta-aminolevulinic acid dehydratase isoform X1, translated as MQADSLLHSGYFHPVLRSWQCTATTFNASNLIYPIFVTDSPDAVEPIPSLPGQARYGVNKLEGMLRPLVEDGLKCVLIFGVPSKVHKDERGSAADAEDTPAIQAIKKIRSTFPELLIACDVCLCPYTSHGHCGILREDGTIQNEISCQRLAEVALAYAKAGCHIVAPSDMMDGRVAAMKKALISNDLGNKVSVMSYSAKFASCFYGPFRDAALSKPAFGDRRCYQLPPGARGLAMRAVVSEPASGCLGQHQGSWVYSCVDWNTLMWCPGDKPSHPAVQQGLGKARSGVLESKGGRRHANRNGQGSSPSTSKRNVRPISLPKSWSLWPCTWSCGVGDPVPCCGLGHQVPGCAATSFPRRCVSGEGSISSPPSQPVCGLLWPLGAHQTLL; from the exons ATGCAGGCAGACTCCCTTCTTCACAGCGGCTACTTCCACCCTGTGCTACGCTCCTGGCAGTGTACGGCAACCACCTTCAATGCCTCCAACCTCATCTACCCCATTTTTGTCAC TGACAGTCCTGATGCAGTGGAGCCGATCCCCAGCCTCCCTGGACAAGCCAG GTATGGAGTCAACAAGCTGGAGGGGATGCTGCGTCCCCTCGTCGAAGATGGTCTGAAGTGTGTGCTCATCTTCGGGGTGCCCAGCAAGGTCCACAAG GATGAGAGGGGCTCTGCTGCTGATGCAGAGGACACACCTGCCATCCAGGCAATCAAGAAGATCCGCTCCACCTTCCCAGAGCTGCTCATAGCCTGCGATGTCTGCTTGTGCCCTTACACCTCCCACGGGCACTGCG GCATCCTGCGTGAAGATGGCACCATCCAGAACGAGATCAGCTGCCAGCGGCTGGCAGAAGTGGCGCTGGCCTATGCCAAAGCAG GCTGCCACATCGTTGCCCCCTCAGATATGATGGATGGACGTGTCGCGGCCATGAAGAAGGCGCTGATCTCCAATGACTTGGGCAACAAG GTCTCAGTAATGAGCTACAGCGCCAAGTTTGCTTCGTGCTTCTACGGTCCCTTCAG GGATGCTGCGCTATCCAAACCCGCCTTCGGAGACAGGCGATGCTACCAGCTGCCCCCGGGCGCCAGGGGCCTGGCGATGCGTGCTGTGGTGAGTGAGCCGGCGTCGGGCTGCCTGGGGCAGCACCAAGGGTCATGGGTTTATAGCTGTGTGGACTGGAACACCCTCATGTGGTGCCCAGGCGACAAGCCTTCACACCCAGCAGTGCAGCAGGGTTTGGGGAAAGCAAGATCAGGGGTGTTGGAGTCAAAAGGGGGTAGGAGGCACGCCAACCGAAATGGTCAAGGGTCTTCCCCCTCCACAAGCAAGAGAAACGTGAGGCCCATCAGCCTCCCAAAGAGCTGGTCCCTTTGGCCGTGCACTTGGAGCTGCGGAGTTGGCGACCCCGTCCCCTGCTGTGGCTTGGGGCATCAGGTCCCAGGATGCGCAGCCACCAGCTTTCCCAGGCGCTGCGTGTCTGGTGAGGGGAGCATCAGCTCTCCTCCATCACAGCCCGTCTGTGGGCTCCTGTGGCCATTGGGGGCTCACCAGACCCTTCTGTGA
- the HDHD3 gene encoding haloacid dehalogenase-like hydrolase domain-containing protein 3, which produces MLRLRLLTWDVKDTLLRLRQPVGESYAAEARAHGVRVQPEALGQSFREAYGAQSRLFPNYGRGQGLSSQQWWADVVKQTFRLSGVHEDGVLTLMAESLYRDFCSARNWEVLPGASETLSRCCQRGFCMGVVSNFDNRLENILSQCNLRHHFEFVLTSEDAGFAKPDGRIFEKALRLSGVPPEQAAHVGDDYTRDYRAARAVGMHSFLLRAAGQGKEPEVPPEHVLPTLSHLLALIEKE; this is translated from the coding sequence ATGCTTAGGCTCCGCTTACTAACGTGGGACGTGAAGGACACGCTGCTGCGGCTGCGGCAGCCGGTGGGGGAGAGTTACGCGGCCGAGGCCCGGGCTCACGGGGTCCGGGTGCAGCCGGAGGCTCTCGGTCAGTCCTTCCGGGAGGCGTACGGAGCCCAGAGCCGGCTCTTCCCCAACTAcggccggggccaggggctgaGCTCCCAGCAGTGGTGGGCCGACGTCGTGAAGCAGACCTTCAGGCTCTCGGGCGTGCACGAAGACGGAGTCCTAACGCTGATGGCAGAAAGCCTCTACCGCGACTTCTGCAGCGCCCGCAACTGGGAGGTGCTGCCGGGAGCCAGCGAGACCCTGAGCCGGTGCTGCCAGCGTGGCTTCTGCATGGGAGTGGTCTCCAACTTCGATAACCGGCTGGAAAACATCCTCTCCCAGTGCAACCTGCGGCACCACTTCGAATTTGTCCTCACCTCCGAGGACGCGGGCTTCGCCAAGCCGGACGGGAGGATCTTCGAGAAAGCGCTGCGCCTCAGTGGGGTCCCCCCGGAGCAGGCGGCTCACGTGGGGGACGACTACACCCGGGATTACAGGGCAGCCCGAGCCGTGGGCATGCACAGCTTTCTGCTCCGGGCTGCCGGGCAGGGCAAGGAGCCGGAGGTGCCCCCTGAGCACGTCCTGCCCACGCTCAGCCACCTCCTGGCGCTTATTGAGAAGGAGTAG
- the BSPRY gene encoding B box and SPRY domain-containing protein — protein MAQRGAGPRALAERAAALRNKIVDRCERLQLQSAAIARHVDEVLPAKDQGVLNAANAARELVIQRLIFVGNACENEEQRLLEKVHAEEERAHQSILTQRVHWTEALQKLAALRTYLVDMITNLDDQGLVRAEQDIFERTEVAEGILEPQESLKLNFNQTCVQSPLLHRLWASAVLCCIAGSQEIHFNEKTVSPHLSLSEDRKTLTFSPKKAKVDLDCPERFDHWPNALATAAFHSGVCAWKISVEKSCAYKLGVCYSSLPRKGSGNEARLGFNAASWVFSRYDKEFRFLHAGHPRAVELIKSPAEIGVLVDFAGGEVLFYDPDSCAILFSHRETFTEPLYPVFAVAHQSISLVQ, from the exons ATGGCccagcgcggcgcggggccgcgggcgctggcggagcgggcggcggcccTGCGG AACAAGATCGTGGACCGGTGCGAGCGGCTCCAGCTGCAGAGCGCTGCCATCGCCCGGCACGTGGACGAGGTGCTGCCTGCCAAGGACCAGGGCGTCCTG AACGCAGCCAATGCGGCGCGGGAGCTGGTAATCCAGAGGCTGATCTTTGTGGGGAACGCGTGTGAAAATGAAGAACAGCGGTTGCTGGAGAAGGTGCATGCGGAGGAGGAGAGGGCACACCAGAGCATCCTGACCCAGCGGGTGCACTGGACTGAGGCTTTACAGAAGCTGGCTGCCCTCCGAACCTACCTTGTGGACATGATCACCAACCTGGATGACCAGGGCCTGGTG CGTGCAGAACAAGACATCTTCGAGAG GACAGAGGTGGCGGAGGGGATCTTAGAGCCACAGGAGTCCCTGAAGTTAAACTTTAATCAGACCTGTGTTCAGAGTCCACTGCTGCATCGACTATGggcctctgctgtgctctgctgcatcGCAG GCTCACAGGAGATTCACTTCAATGAGAAAACTGTCAGCCCCCACCTCAGCCTGTCAGAAGACAGGAAAACCCTGACCTTCAGCCCCAAGAAAGCGAAGGTGGACTTGGACTGCCCTGAGCGATTTGACCACTGGCCCAATGCTTTGGCTACTGCAGCTTTCCACTCGGGAGTCTGCGCGTGGAAGATCAGCGTGGAGAAGAGCTGCGCCTACAAGCTGGGGGTTTGCTACAGCTCCCTGCCGCGGAAGGGGTCTGGCAACGAAGCCCGCCTGGGCTTCAATGCCGCCTCTTGGGTCTTCTCGCGCTACGACAAGGAGTTCAGGTTCCTGCACGCCGGTCACCCGCGGGCGGTGGAGCTGATCAAATCTCCGGCCGAGATCGGGGTGCTGGTTGACTTTGCGGGAGGGGAGGTGCTCTTTTACGACCCCGATTCCTGCGCCATCCTCTTCTCCCACAGGGAGACCTTCACGGAGCCCCTCTATCCCGTCTTTGCTGTGGCACACCAGAGCATCTCGCTGGTCCAGTGA